A single genomic interval of Flavobacterium sp. N2820 harbors:
- a CDS encoding response regulator produces MFLDINMPEMNGWQFLDRMQPIIKPLNFKVYLLTSSTSEQEKRKSEDYKCILQFISKPISKENILRVKEEFFTF; encoded by the coding sequence GTGTTTTTAGACATTAACATGCCCGAAATGAATGGTTGGCAATTTTTAGACCGGATGCAACCCATCATCAAACCCCTAAATTTCAAAGTGTATTTACTCACCTCCTCCACCAGCGAACAGGAAAAAAGAAAATCAGAAGACTATAAATGCATCTTGCAATTCATTTCTAAACCGATTAGCAAAGAAAATATTTTACGAGTAAAAGAGGAATTCTTTACATTTTAA
- a CDS encoding MBOAT family O-acyltransferase has translation MFFNSFSFAIFLPIVFLLYWLVFAKNKTTQNAVLIVASYYFYSCWDWRFLFLLVFSTLLDYFSAIMMENSTSNKKRKLWLWITIGINLGFLGIFKYYDFFAQSFADLLLGFGFQTNPVLLKLILPVGISFYTFHGLSYVIDIYYKRITAERNFIDYSLFVSYFPLLVAGPIERATHLLPQVKIKRHFNFEKAKEGVYQIIWGLVKKVVIADSCAAYANAVFDNYESMNSLSLILGAVYFAFQIYGDFSGYSDIALGTSKLFGIDLLKNFNYPYFSRDIAEFWRRWHISLSSWFRDYLYIPLGGSQGGMWMKVRNTFIIFLVSGFWHGANWTFIVWGLLNAIYFLPLLLQDKNRSNMGEIEMGWNLGSIKTILNILGTFVLTTIAWIFFRAKSISEAIGYIQRMFTDFHFESQYLNNERYNFELLLLVLVFVMVEWFNRSKVEPLSGKASWVKVTLAIIALLVLGVYSDYKEFIYFQF, from the coding sequence ATGTTTTTCAATTCCTTTTCTTTCGCTATATTTTTACCCATCGTATTTTTACTGTATTGGTTGGTATTTGCTAAAAATAAAACCACTCAAAACGCTGTATTAATTGTTGCGAGCTATTATTTTTACTCTTGTTGGGATTGGCGTTTTTTGTTTCTATTGGTGTTTTCTACCTTGTTAGATTACTTCAGCGCCATCATGATGGAAAACAGTACTTCGAATAAAAAACGAAAGCTGTGGTTGTGGATTACTATAGGAATCAACTTAGGATTTTTGGGAATTTTCAAATATTACGATTTTTTTGCACAATCATTTGCTGATTTGTTACTGGGTTTTGGATTTCAAACGAATCCTGTTTTATTAAAATTAATTCTTCCCGTTGGTATTTCATTTTACACGTTTCATGGTTTGTCGTATGTTATTGATATTTATTACAAACGTATCACCGCCGAACGCAATTTTATCGATTATTCGCTCTTTGTAAGTTACTTTCCTCTGTTAGTAGCTGGACCCATCGAAAGAGCGACGCATTTATTGCCACAAGTAAAAATCAAACGCCATTTTAATTTTGAAAAAGCCAAAGAAGGGGTATATCAAATTATTTGGGGTTTGGTAAAAAAAGTAGTGATTGCCGACAGTTGTGCTGCCTATGCTAATGCTGTTTTTGATAACTACGAATCGATGAATTCGCTGTCTTTGATTTTAGGCGCTGTTTACTTTGCCTTCCAAATTTATGGGGATTTTTCAGGCTATTCCGATATTGCTTTAGGCACGTCCAAATTATTTGGAATCGATTTATTAAAGAATTTCAATTACCCATATTTTTCACGTGATATTGCTGAATTTTGGCGTCGTTGGCACATTTCCTTGTCGTCTTGGTTTCGCGATTATTTATATATTCCGTTAGGCGGAAGTCAAGGAGGTATGTGGATGAAAGTGAGAAATACATTTATCATTTTCTTAGTGAGTGGATTTTGGCATGGTGCCAATTGGACCTTTATCGTTTGGGGATTGTTGAATGCGATTTACTTTTTGCCTTTGTTGCTTCAAGATAAAAACCGTTCCAATATGGGCGAAATCGAAATGGGTTGGAATTTAGGTAGTATAAAAACAATTCTAAACATTTTAGGTACTTTCGTCTTAACAACCATTGCTTGGATTTTTTTTAGAGCCAAATCAATTTCAGAAGCCATCGGTTATATCCAAAGAATGTTTACCGATTTTCATTTTGAAAGTCAGTATTTGAATAATGAGCGTTATAATTTTGAATTGTTGCTTTTAGTGTTGGTTTTTGTGATGGTCGAATGGTTCAATCGTTCAAAAGTAGAACCCTTATCAGGCAAAGCAAGTTGGGTAAAAGTTACTTTGGCAATTATAGCTTTATTAGTTTTAGGTGTGTATTCCGATTATAAAGAATTTATTTATTTCCAATTCTAA
- the neuC gene encoding UDP-N-acetylglucosamine 2-epimerase, with product MSKKILFLTGTRADFGKIKSLIQVLETHPKFEPYIFVTGMHLQEEYGYTVLEVERCGFSNIHTFENHTHETTMDLTLAKTIEGLSIYVKSCAPDMIVIHGDRVEALAGAIVGSLNNILVSHIEGGEVSGTIDELIRHSTSKMSHVHFVSNKQAKKRLLQMGELEAAVFTIGSPDVDIMFSNNLPDLATVKQYYEIQFDTYAVAMFHPVTTEAKHMQEYAVNFVEALLNDHHNYVVVFPNNDLGSQAVLKAYEKLKGNPRFRIFPSLRFEYFLTLLKKAQFIIGNSSAGIREAPYYGLPIINIGTRQQNRALHADIINVDYTTESIINALNTIDLHEIKPSENDFGKGNSAELFLKSLLNEDIWQLNHQKQFKDN from the coding sequence ATGTCTAAAAAAATCCTATTTCTTACGGGTACTCGAGCCGATTTTGGTAAAATAAAATCGTTGATTCAAGTTTTGGAAACACATCCAAAATTTGAACCTTATATTTTTGTAACGGGTATGCATTTACAAGAAGAGTATGGTTATACTGTATTGGAAGTTGAACGTTGCGGTTTTTCAAATATTCACACTTTTGAAAATCATACACACGAAACTACTATGGATTTAACTCTAGCCAAGACTATTGAAGGATTATCTATTTATGTGAAATCGTGTGCGCCTGATATGATTGTGATTCATGGTGATAGAGTAGAAGCATTAGCTGGTGCTATTGTTGGAAGTTTGAATAATATTTTAGTGTCACATATTGAAGGAGGTGAAGTTTCGGGAACTATTGATGAATTGATTCGTCATTCTACCAGTAAAATGAGTCATGTACACTTTGTTTCTAATAAGCAAGCAAAAAAGCGATTGCTGCAAATGGGTGAATTAGAAGCAGCTGTTTTTACGATTGGTTCACCTGACGTAGATATTATGTTTTCGAATAACTTGCCCGATTTAGCCACAGTAAAGCAATACTATGAAATTCAATTTGATACATATGCTGTTGCTATGTTTCATCCAGTAACTACTGAAGCAAAACACATGCAAGAATATGCAGTTAATTTTGTAGAAGCGTTACTAAATGACCATCATAATTATGTAGTGGTTTTCCCAAATAACGATTTAGGCAGTCAAGCCGTTTTAAAAGCGTACGAAAAACTAAAAGGAAATCCGCGTTTTCGCATTTTTCCTTCGTTACGTTTTGAATATTTTTTAACCTTATTGAAAAAAGCACAGTTTATAATTGGAAATAGTAGCGCAGGAATTCGTGAAGCACCTTATTATGGCTTACCAATTATCAATATAGGAACACGTCAGCAAAACAGAGCGTTGCATGCTGATATTATCAATGTAGATTATACCACTGAAAGTATTATAAATGCGCTAAACACCATTGATTTGCATGAAATAAAACCTTCAGAAAATGATTTTGGAAAAGGAAATAGTGCCGAATTATTTTTGAAATCGCTTTTAAATGAAGATATTTGGCAACTCAATCATCAAAAACAATTTAAAGATAATTAA
- a CDS encoding N-acetylneuraminate synthase family protein, with protein sequence MNPYIEIAGRKIGQDFPPLVIAEIGINHEGSLQVAKEMVDAANRAGVEVVKHQTHIVADEMSGAAKKVIPGNANVSIYEIMERCALNEEEELELKNYVESKGMIFISTPFSRAAAERLKKFDIPAYKIGSGECNNYPLLEHIASFGKPVILSTGMNTIDSIQKAVAIFDKHKVPVALLHTTNLYPTPIHLVRFGAMMEMHQAFPDKVFGLSDHTLNNNACLGAVALGASILERHFTDHMNRTGPDIVCSMDEQATKELIINSTEMAQMRGGTKKPADEEQVTIDFAFATVCSIASIQKGEVLTKDNIWVKRPGTGKILAEHFDSLLGKKATRTIANDEQLDFGDFE encoded by the coding sequence ATGAATCCCTATATAGAAATTGCAGGAAGAAAAATTGGTCAAGATTTTCCACCATTAGTCATTGCAGAAATCGGAATCAATCACGAAGGTTCTTTGCAAGTAGCCAAAGAAATGGTTGATGCAGCAAACAGAGCAGGCGTTGAGGTCGTCAAACACCAAACACATATTGTTGCTGACGAAATGAGTGGTGCAGCTAAAAAAGTAATTCCAGGCAATGCAAATGTGTCTATTTATGAAATTATGGAGCGTTGTGCTTTAAATGAAGAGGAAGAATTAGAATTAAAAAACTATGTAGAAAGTAAAGGTATGATTTTTATATCTACTCCATTTTCTCGTGCAGCTGCTGAACGCTTGAAAAAGTTTGATATACCCGCTTATAAAATTGGTTCGGGAGAATGTAATAATTATCCTTTATTAGAACATATTGCCTCTTTTGGAAAACCAGTTATTTTAAGCACAGGAATGAATACGATTGATAGTATCCAAAAAGCAGTGGCTATTTTTGATAAACATAAAGTTCCTGTGGCTTTATTACATACTACTAATTTATATCCAACACCAATTCATTTAGTTCGATTTGGCGCCATGATGGAAATGCATCAAGCTTTCCCAGATAAAGTTTTTGGATTATCAGACCATACCTTAAATAATAATGCGTGTTTAGGTGCAGTTGCATTAGGCGCATCCATTTTAGAGCGACACTTTACAGATCACATGAATCGTACAGGTCCAGATATTGTATGTAGTATGGATGAACAAGCCACAAAAGAATTAATCATCAATAGTACCGAAATGGCGCAAATGCGTGGTGGAACCAAAAAACCAGCTGATGAAGAGCAAGTAACGATTGATTTTGCTTTTGCAACGGTTTGTTCTATTGCCTCTATCCAAAAAGGAGAAGTGTTAACTAAAGATAATATATGGGTAAAACGTCCTGGAACGGGTAAAATTTTAGCAGAACATTTTGATTCGTTATTAGGAAAAAAAGCAACAAGAACAATTGCAAATGATGAGCAGTTAGATTTTGGGGATTTTGAGTAA
- a CDS encoding cytidylyltransferase domain-containing protein, with protein MSKTIAIIPARGGSKRLQGKNIKLLGGIPLLAHSILYAQQHKFIDAVYVSTDDDAIKKVALEYGALVIDRPQMLSGDYEPTVSALKHVIETITYEVENVVLLQATNPLRPDNLLHDAFLLFQEKQVDSLFTVSRSHHKLGKIINHTFIPYNYKVGQRSQDLEPLYYENGLLYITKASVVLNNEIITKEAFPLVVNHLFATIDIDTQEDFDYAEYLYNKFITHNS; from the coding sequence ATGAGTAAAACAATAGCCATCATTCCTGCCCGGGGCGGATCTAAACGTTTGCAGGGTAAAAATATAAAATTATTAGGCGGTATTCCTTTACTGGCGCATAGCATTTTGTATGCACAACAACACAAATTTATAGACGCCGTTTATGTTTCTACAGATGATGACGCCATAAAAAAAGTAGCTTTAGAATATGGTGCTCTGGTAATCGATAGACCTCAAATGCTTTCTGGAGATTATGAACCTACTGTTTCCGCTCTAAAGCATGTTATAGAAACAATTACTTATGAAGTAGAAAATGTTGTACTACTGCAAGCTACTAATCCACTGCGTCCAGATAATTTATTACATGATGCCTTTCTTCTTTTTCAAGAAAAACAAGTGGACAGTTTGTTTACGGTTTCGCGTAGTCATCACAAATTAGGAAAAATTATAAATCATACATTTATTCCATATAATTATAAAGTTGGACAACGTAGTCAGGACTTAGAACCCTTATATTACGAAAATGGCCTGTTGTATATTACTAAAGCATCGGTTGTACTAAATAATGAAATCATTACAAAAGAGGCCTTTCCTTTAGTAGTTAATCATCTTTTTGCCACTATAGATATTGATACCCAAGAAGATTTTGATTACGCAGAATATTTATACAATAAATTTATAACTCATAACTCATAA
- a CDS encoding CatB-related O-acetyltransferase, which produces MRKFIKKILYYFLNTIEKTDQVTLSGFSKGLGNVTFEGKNAVPEGCNFSGKIKIGYATTLGYRNFLGGTISIGKYCQLGVDVALHATNHPISYMTTYINQNLFQGELKQLKEENNIIVGHDVWIGHGVIVVGNVTIGNGAIIAAGSIVTKDVAPYSIVAGVPAKEIRKRFSETIIQEIETIKWWDKSTQELEKIKPLFFKDFTNRHSIYE; this is translated from the coding sequence ATGCGAAAATTCATAAAAAAAATACTCTACTATTTCTTAAATACTATAGAAAAAACAGATCAGGTTACACTTTCAGGTTTTTCAAAAGGATTGGGCAATGTAACTTTTGAAGGCAAAAATGCAGTGCCAGAGGGATGTAATTTTTCGGGAAAAATAAAAATAGGGTATGCTACCACTTTGGGGTATAGAAATTTTTTGGGTGGCACTATTTCCATAGGGAAGTATTGTCAGTTAGGTGTTGATGTTGCGTTGCATGCTACAAATCATCCTATATCCTATATGACTACTTACATCAATCAGAATTTATTTCAAGGCGAATTAAAGCAGTTAAAAGAAGAAAATAATATTATAGTTGGCCATGATGTTTGGATAGGTCATGGTGTTATAGTTGTAGGAAATGTTACCATTGGCAACGGAGCAATTATTGCAGCAGGCAGTATAGTTACTAAAGATGTTGCACCTTATTCAATTGTGGCTGGTGTACCTGCTAAAGAAATTAGAAAACGTTTTTCAGAAACCATTATTCAAGAAATTGAGACTATTAAATGGTGGGATAAATCAACACAGGAATTGGAAAAAATAAAGCCATTGTTTTTCAAAGATTTCACAAATAGACACAGTATTTATGAGTAA
- a CDS encoding glycosyltransferase, translating to MRIGFNPNKDKVLPKSDYTHQVIVPVYIPHQNDYFKDSFQILQLCLESLFKTCHNKTYITIVNNGSCIEVVNYLNKLQQEGKLQEVVHTIAIGKLNAILKGLSGHQFPFITITDADVLFLNQWQKATHEVFEAFPKTGVVSTTPSSKVLKQYTSNVLVSNLLSKNLKFTNVVNTHAMIMFAESIGNKDFYNAIHLKKYLTITNKNVSAVIGAGHFVATYRGSVFDKLKDRYSSFALGGTSEALFLDKPVNDLGYWRLSTNDNYTYHMGNVKENWMQTIFESINDNNTFEKTKFSSDLKPSYVGVYFKNILFKFLLFKPFWKLFLQYKGLTNEESKMY from the coding sequence ATGCGAATAGGTTTCAATCCTAATAAAGATAAAGTTCTTCCAAAATCTGATTACACGCATCAGGTGATTGTTCCTGTTTATATTCCGCATCAAAACGATTATTTTAAAGATAGCTTTCAGATTTTGCAGTTGTGTTTGGAGTCGCTTTTTAAGACATGTCATAACAAAACTTACATTACAATTGTAAACAATGGAAGTTGTATTGAAGTAGTAAACTATTTAAATAAATTACAACAAGAAGGAAAATTGCAAGAAGTTGTTCATACTATAGCAATTGGAAAATTAAACGCTATTTTAAAAGGATTGTCTGGACACCAATTTCCATTTATTACCATAACTGATGCCGATGTTTTGTTTTTAAACCAATGGCAAAAAGCTACCCATGAAGTGTTTGAGGCTTTTCCAAAAACCGGTGTAGTTAGCACAACGCCTTCTTCAAAAGTTTTAAAACAGTACACAAGTAATGTGTTGGTTTCAAATCTCTTATCGAAGAATTTAAAATTCACGAATGTTGTTAATACTCATGCCATGATAATGTTTGCTGAGAGTATTGGTAATAAAGATTTTTACAATGCGATTCATTTGAAAAAATATTTAACGATTACTAATAAAAATGTGAGTGCTGTAATTGGTGCAGGACATTTTGTTGCAACTTATAGAGGATCTGTTTTCGACAAGTTAAAAGACAGGTATAGTTCCTTTGCATTAGGTGGAACAAGTGAAGCTTTATTTTTAGATAAGCCAGTCAACGATTTAGGGTATTGGCGTTTATCTACTAATGATAATTATACATATCACATGGGTAATGTAAAGGAAAATTGGATGCAAACTATTTTTGAGAGTATAAATGATAATAATACATTTGAAAAAACTAAATTTAGCTCTGATTTAAAGCCTTCATATGTAGGAGTGTATTTCAAAAATATCTTATTTAAGTTTTTACTTTTTAAACCCTTTTGGAAATTATTTTTGCAATATAAAGGATTGACTAATGAAGAATCTAAAATGTATTAA
- a CDS encoding glycosyltransferase family 2 protein, which translates to MTNPLVSVIIPTYDRTHFLKLTIDSILNQTFQDFEIIVVDDGTPNENNLVICSKYDNVKYIKIKNSGGPAKPRNVGIKESQGKYLAFVDDDDVWLPTKLEKQVKILEQNPDFGLVHSCCEVINEDGISQNIIVGRPGNPDVKHGDVKMRMMGNWTVMMPTPLIRKSVIDVFGGFNENIPGTFADVEYWTRASFYTKFYYLDLPLVHYRIHANNMSSDKLTDIQLPNCLKVVLKMFLNEYIIDKVEYKYLLNNLIRSQIKMFHLSFFKNIHFLFKLDRMWFLRFSNVKLMIFILFFKK; encoded by the coding sequence ATGACAAATCCATTAGTTTCCGTAATTATTCCAACATATGATCGTACTCATTTTTTAAAATTAACTATTGATAGTATTTTAAATCAAACTTTTCAAGATTTTGAAATTATAGTAGTTGATGATGGAACACCAAATGAGAATAACTTAGTCATATGTAGTAAATATGATAATGTAAAATATATAAAAATTAAAAATAGTGGGGGTCCAGCAAAACCAAGGAATGTAGGTATTAAAGAATCCCAAGGTAAATATTTAGCCTTCGTTGACGATGATGATGTTTGGTTGCCTACAAAATTAGAGAAACAAGTCAAAATTTTAGAACAAAATCCAGATTTTGGATTAGTTCATAGTTGTTGTGAAGTAATTAATGAGGATGGAATTTCGCAAAATATTATAGTAGGTAGGCCCGGTAATCCTGATGTTAAGCATGGTGATGTGAAAATGCGTATGATGGGTAATTGGACAGTGATGATGCCTACACCTCTAATAAGAAAAAGTGTAATTGATGTTTTTGGCGGATTTAATGAGAATATACCTGGCACTTTTGCTGATGTTGAGTATTGGACAAGAGCATCTTTTTATACTAAGTTTTATTATCTTGATTTACCTTTAGTTCATTATAGAATTCATGCTAATAATATGTCTAGTGATAAATTAACAGATATTCAGTTACCAAACTGTTTAAAAGTTGTATTGAAAATGTTTTTAAATGAATATATAATTGATAAAGTAGAATATAAATATTTGTTAAATAATTTGATTAGGAGTCAAATAAAAATGTTTCATTTGAGTTTTTTTAAAAACATTCATTTTCTATTTAAATTAGATAGAATGTGGTTTTTAAGGTTTTCAAATGTTAAATTAATGATTTTTATTCTTTTTTTTAAAAAATAA
- a CDS encoding glycosyltransferase family 2 protein: MKVNPKVSVVIPCYNDKEYIQETIDAVLGQTFQDFEVIIVDDGSNAETKKVLAEIKNEKATIINQENKGLSAARNTGFSVSKANYILTIDSDDTLDPSFLEKAITVLEKDNTVAAVSSHCTIFVGNHKIIGYHKPKGGGVSNFLFDNNSVSFALIRKGVWQSVGGYDENMKNGFEDWEFWIAVTKKGFKVHTIAEFLFHYRQKNLSMSKESKMNFRESNLNYIYKKHSDLYGNHFAQVVDFLTELAQRNKRNEIKYKNSLEFKIGNSILSPVRWLKKIVLKSTMK; this comes from the coding sequence ATGAAGGTAAATCCGAAAGTTAGTGTAGTTATACCTTGTTATAATGATAAAGAGTATATACAAGAAACAATTGATGCCGTTCTTGGTCAAACCTTTCAAGATTTTGAGGTTATTATTGTGGATGATGGATCTAATGCGGAAACAAAAAAGGTTTTAGCTGAAATAAAAAATGAAAAGGCAACAATAATTAACCAAGAAAATAAAGGATTAAGTGCGGCAAGAAATACAGGTTTTTCGGTTTCAAAAGCTAACTATATCTTAACTATTGATTCCGATGATACCTTAGATCCTTCCTTTTTAGAAAAAGCCATTACTGTTTTAGAAAAAGATAATACTGTTGCTGCAGTCTCAAGTCATTGTACTATTTTTGTTGGTAATCATAAAATTATTGGCTATCACAAACCAAAAGGTGGTGGTGTTTCAAATTTTTTATTTGATAATAACAGTGTTTCTTTTGCTTTAATTCGAAAGGGTGTTTGGCAATCAGTAGGTGGCTATGATGAAAACATGAAAAATGGTTTTGAAGATTGGGAGTTTTGGATAGCTGTAACAAAGAAAGGTTTTAAGGTGCATACTATAGCTGAATTTCTTTTTCATTACAGACAAAAAAATCTATCTATGTCTAAAGAGTCTAAGATGAATTTTAGAGAAAGTAATTTGAATTATATCTATAAAAAGCATAGCGATTTGTATGGTAATCATTTTGCGCAAGTTGTTGATTTTTTAACAGAACTTGCTCAACGAAATAAACGAAATGAAATTAAATATAAAAATTCTTTAGAGTTTAAGATTGGAAATAGTATTTTATCACCAGTTAGATGGTTAAAAAAGATTGTTTTAAAAAGCACAATGAAATGA
- a CDS encoding glycosyltransferase family 4 protein, with product MRTTKLLFFKFAAVLKLLYFILFEMKKIKKAKTVFFFPFYHTGGAEKVHLNIVKATNNNNNCVFFTQESNSNNYKKQFFLNSKCFEVYDLLHRNYLIRNLFIKKLANELNKSKELISVFGSNAFFFYELLPLLNDSVKKIDLIHAFSKPDYGIEIASLPYVKYLDRRVVINEKTLLDFKGLYHQKKLDSFFSKILKIENGIDIKDIVLNKSNKSKFRVLFVGRWSKEKRPNLFLQIAKRIASTHSDIEFIMVGSQMELHKKNILNAGVLFKGEIKNENELNNIYKTANLLLITSYREGFPVVVMEAMANGVVPIVTNVGGLKEHITNEVNGILIEDKKNEIALIEKFSDIISKLYNDTMELEKLSENAFTYAHSHFDIETFKTKYKNLLLKN from the coding sequence TTGAGAACAACTAAATTACTATTTTTCAAATTTGCAGCGGTTTTAAAATTGCTATATTTTATTTTGTTTGAAATGAAAAAAATAAAAAAAGCAAAAACGGTTTTCTTTTTTCCTTTTTATCATACTGGCGGGGCAGAGAAAGTACATTTGAATATTGTTAAAGCAACAAATAACAATAATAATTGTGTTTTTTTTACTCAGGAATCAAACTCAAATAATTACAAAAAACAATTCTTTTTAAATTCAAAATGCTTTGAGGTCTATGATTTACTACACAGAAATTATTTAATTCGAAATCTTTTTATTAAAAAACTAGCGAATGAACTTAATAAAAGCAAAGAATTGATTTCTGTATTTGGATCAAATGCTTTTTTCTTTTATGAACTATTACCTTTGTTAAATGACTCTGTAAAAAAAATAGATTTGATTCATGCTTTTTCTAAACCTGACTATGGTATTGAAATTGCATCTTTACCTTATGTGAAATATTTAGATCGAAGAGTTGTCATAAATGAAAAAACTTTATTAGATTTCAAAGGGCTTTATCATCAAAAAAAATTAGATAGTTTTTTTAGCAAGATATTAAAAATTGAAAATGGCATTGATATAAAAGATATAGTTTTAAATAAATCAAATAAATCAAAATTTAGAGTCCTTTTTGTTGGAAGATGGTCTAAAGAAAAGCGACCAAATTTATTTTTACAAATTGCAAAGCGTATAGCTTCAACACATTCTGATATTGAATTTATTATGGTTGGAAGTCAAATGGAACTTCATAAAAAAAATATCTTGAATGCAGGTGTTCTTTTTAAAGGTGAAATAAAAAATGAGAATGAGTTAAATAATATTTATAAAACCGCTAATTTACTTTTAATCACTTCTTACAGAGAAGGTTTTCCTGTAGTGGTTATGGAAGCTATGGCTAATGGTGTAGTTCCAATTGTTACTAACGTTGGTGGTTTAAAGGAACATATAACTAACGAAGTAAATGGGATTTTAATTGAAGATAAAAAAAATGAGATAGCTTTAATAGAAAAATTCTCAGATATAATTAGCAAACTGTATAATGATACTATGGAATTAGAAAAATTATCTGAGAATGCCTTTACTTATGCTCATTCACATTTTGATATCGAGACTTTTAAAACTAAATATAAAAACCTACTTTTAAAGAATTAA
- a CDS encoding glycosyltransferase family 2 protein: MISIIIPVFNRATTLEETLNSILSQSYIKWECILVDDGSTDTSLLLIDSYCENDKRFRVFKRPENRIKGPSTCRNIGIENANGDYVIFLDSDDLLATFCLEQRISAFQEYKDADFLVFDMLIFSDKAPLVLQHELITRKEEDWLSNFIQLRGSWQTTAPIYKINFVKKIDGFSDQIMIFEDFEIAIKALLNSSNYFVFKNIDYYYRNDDDYFKKHIDLAYEKKVVNAFVSFLSIVHDNIVASSNSNLRKKLKNNINLAYVAIFNRYIIKNVEVFKNSNGKMITFLYKNNYISIFKLVKYLFVQHFLFKFYKIKGFGLYRFMSYLIK; the protein is encoded by the coding sequence ATGATAAGCATTATAATCCCGGTTTTTAATAGAGCAACAACTTTAGAAGAAACTTTGAATTCTATTTTAAGTCAATCCTATATTAAATGGGAGTGTATTCTCGTAGATGATGGTTCTACTGACACTTCATTACTTTTAATAGATTCTTATTGTGAAAATGATAAACGTTTTAGGGTTTTTAAAAGACCTGAAAACAGGATTAAAGGTCCATCTACATGTAGAAACATTGGAATAGAAAATGCAAATGGTGACTATGTAATTTTTTTAGATTCAGATGATCTATTAGCTACTTTTTGTTTAGAACAACGCATAAGTGCTTTTCAAGAATATAAGGATGCCGATTTTTTAGTTTTTGACATGCTGATATTTTCTGACAAAGCACCATTAGTTTTACAACATGAGTTAATAACAAGAAAGGAAGAGGATTGGTTATCTAATTTTATTCAGTTAAGAGGTTCTTGGCAAACAACTGCACCTATATATAAAATAAATTTTGTAAAAAAAATTGATGGTTTTTCTGATCAGATAATGATCTTTGAAGATTTTGAAATAGCTATTAAAGCTTTACTTAATTCTTCAAACTATTTTGTTTTTAAAAATATCGATTATTATTATAGAAACGATGACGATTATTTTAAAAAACATATCGATTTAGCTTACGAAAAGAAAGTGGTGAATGCTTTTGTTTCCTTTTTATCAATAGTGCATGATAATATTGTGGCATCATCTAATAGTAATTTGCGAAAAAAACTCAAAAACAATATTAACCTTGCTTATGTTGCCATTTTTAATAGATACATAATTAAAAACGTTGAAGTCTTTAAAAATTCCAATGGAAAAATGATTACGTTTCTTTATAAGAATAACTATATTTCGATTTTTAAATTGGTAAAGTATTTATTTGTTCAACACTTTTTGTTTAAATTTTATAAAATTAAAGGGTTTGGATTGTATCGCTTTATGAGTTACTTAATAAAATAA